From a single Nitrospirota bacterium genomic region:
- the fdnG gene encoding formate dehydrogenase-N subunit alpha has product MGELTRRSFLKLSGGAVIASTLGINLDPVKAYAQTLRIKNAKETLTICPYCSVGCGIIVHTLEGKVINTEGDPDHPINEGTLCSKGSSLSQLINNPLRLAKPRYRAPGATEWKDVDWDWALDEIAKRIKETRDRTFKITSKSKVKEKQPDGTEKEVEKEFIVNRTDAIAHVGSAALNNEECYMLQKLLRSWGLVYIEHQARLUHAPTVAALAESFGRGAMTNQWNDIKNADVILVMGCNPAENHPVSMKWIMKAKENGGKLIVVDPRFTRTATKADIYAPLRSGTDIAFLGGMINYILQNNLYFKDYVVNYTNASFLVNPEFKGPRELDGVFSGYDPKTRKYDKKTWAFQMDEKGIPKKDLTLKDQNCVFQLMKKHYSRYTIDKVSAITGTPKEKLIEVYKTYATTGKPDRVGTELYAMGWTQHTVGTQNIRAMSIIQLLLGNVGMAGGGINALRGESNVQGSTDHGLLFHTLPGYNPVPTASIVDLNAYIEKFTPKTKDPKSVNWLSNRNKYIASYLKAIYGDRAKKENDFGYQWLPKLDEGMNASWLVLFDQMFKGKIEGFFAWGQNPACSTSNAGKVRKALSKLKWMVNVNLFDNETGSFWKGPGMNPKDIQTEVFQLPAASSVEKEGSITNSGRLSQWRYKSKEPHEEARPDFRIMNELYFRVKRLYQKGGKSPQPILSLTWDYGEKGPDGRIKDIDIHRVAREINGYYLEDLYDKKVDPPKLLGKKGDLCATFVHLQADGTTSCGNWIYCQSYTQKEGKVINMMARRGKDDPAGLGLYSGWAWCWPVNRRILYNRASVDLQGRPWDPKRAVIKWNPEKEDPVSKKPGVWEGDVPDGPAPPLIDEKAGKYPFIMRSDGMGAVFGPGLADGPFPEHYEPLECPVKENPMSKKHRVNPTMKLFYKTEGPQDIPAKDGGLPEDIFVAADSRYPYVATTYRVTEHWQTGVLTRHLPWQLEMMPQQFVEIGKELAAEKGIKSGDKVMVSSARGKVWAIAVVTERFKPLKVMEKTVHQIGLPWCFGWQYPEDGSGGDSSNLLSPTIGDANTLIPETKAFMANIEKV; this is encoded by the coding sequence ATGGGAGAACTTACAAGAAGAAGTTTTTTAAAGCTCTCCGGAGGTGCTGTGATAGCCAGCACTCTCGGGATTAACCTCGATCCTGTAAAGGCATATGCTCAGACCCTCCGCATCAAAAACGCAAAAGAGACCCTCACAATATGTCCTTATTGTTCTGTTGGATGCGGTATTATCGTCCATACATTAGAAGGGAAGGTAATCAATACAGAAGGCGACCCTGACCATCCGATAAATGAAGGGACTCTCTGCTCAAAGGGGTCTTCTCTTTCTCAACTCATAAATAACCCCTTGAGATTGGCAAAGCCGAGGTATCGTGCACCCGGTGCAACGGAGTGGAAGGATGTAGACTGGGACTGGGCCCTCGATGAGATAGCAAAGAGGATAAAGGAGACGAGGGACAGGACATTCAAGATCACCTCGAAGTCAAAGGTAAAAGAGAAACAGCCTGATGGAACAGAGAAAGAGGTAGAGAAGGAATTCATTGTCAACAGGACTGATGCCATTGCCCATGTAGGTAGTGCAGCCCTTAATAATGAAGAATGCTACATGCTCCAGAAGCTCCTCCGCTCCTGGGGCCTTGTCTATATAGAACACCAGGCCCGATTGTGACACGCCCCGACTGTAGCGGCTCTGGCAGAGTCGTTTGGCAGAGGGGCAATGACAAACCAGTGGAATGATATAAAGAATGCCGATGTCATCCTTGTGATGGGCTGTAACCCTGCAGAGAACCATCCTGTCTCTATGAAATGGATAATGAAGGCAAAGGAGAATGGAGGGAAGCTCATTGTCGTTGACCCGCGCTTCACAAGGACTGCCACAAAGGCAGACATATATGCGCCCCTCCGCTCAGGAACAGACATAGCATTCCTCGGTGGGATGATAAATTATATCCTCCAGAATAACCTGTATTTCAAGGATTATGTTGTCAACTATACAAATGCCTCGTTCCTTGTGAATCCTGAATTCAAGGGCCCACGTGAACTTGACGGAGTATTTTCAGGATACGACCCGAAGACAAGGAAGTATGATAAAAAGACATGGGCATTTCAGATGGATGAAAAAGGCATACCTAAGAAAGACCTGACACTTAAAGACCAAAACTGTGTATTTCAGCTCATGAAGAAACATTACTCACGATATACCATCGATAAGGTTTCTGCCATTACAGGGACTCCAAAGGAGAAACTGATTGAGGTCTATAAGACCTATGCAACCACCGGAAAACCTGACAGGGTTGGAACTGAACTCTATGCAATGGGATGGACCCAGCATACAGTCGGGACACAGAACATCAGGGCGATGTCTATTATCCAGCTCCTCCTCGGGAATGTAGGTATGGCTGGCGGAGGTATCAATGCCTTGAGGGGTGAATCTAATGTCCAGGGCTCAACAGACCATGGGCTTCTCTTCCACACATTGCCAGGTTATAATCCTGTGCCTACTGCCTCAATTGTTGACCTCAATGCATATATAGAGAAATTCACCCCGAAGACAAAGGACCCCAAGAGTGTGAACTGGCTGAGTAACAGGAATAAATATATTGCAAGCTACCTGAAGGCCATATATGGAGATAGGGCAAAAAAGGAAAATGACTTTGGCTATCAATGGCTTCCAAAGCTTGATGAGGGGATGAATGCATCATGGCTTGTCCTCTTCGACCAGATGTTCAAAGGAAAGATAGAAGGATTCTTTGCCTGGGGCCAGAACCCAGCATGCTCAACGAGTAATGCAGGCAAGGTGAGAAAGGCACTCTCGAAACTTAAATGGATGGTGAATGTGAACCTGTTTGATAATGAGACAGGCTCATTCTGGAAAGGCCCTGGAATGAATCCAAAGGATATACAGACAGAGGTATTCCAATTGCCTGCTGCATCATCTGTAGAAAAAGAGGGAAGTATCACCAACTCAGGAAGACTTTCCCAGTGGAGGTATAAGTCAAAAGAGCCACATGAAGAGGCAAGGCCGGATTTCCGGATAATGAATGAGCTCTACTTCAGGGTTAAAAGGCTCTATCAGAAGGGTGGTAAATCCCCTCAACCCATACTGAGCCTCACATGGGACTATGGTGAAAAGGGGCCTGATGGAAGGATTAAGGATATTGATATACACCGGGTCGCAAGGGAGATTAATGGTTATTATCTTGAAGACCTCTATGACAAAAAGGTAGACCCTCCAAAGCTCCTCGGAAAGAAGGGTGATCTCTGTGCAACCTTTGTCCATTTACAGGCAGACGGCACAACATCCTGCGGCAACTGGATATACTGTCAGAGCTATACACAGAAGGAAGGCAAGGTCATTAACATGATGGCGAGGAGGGGAAAGGACGACCCAGCAGGTCTTGGGTTATATTCAGGATGGGCATGGTGCTGGCCTGTTAATAGAAGGATCCTCTATAACCGTGCCTCTGTTGACCTTCAGGGCAGGCCCTGGGATCCAAAGAGGGCTGTCATAAAATGGAATCCTGAAAAAGAGGACCCTGTTTCCAAGAAACCGGGTGTATGGGAGGGTGATGTCCCTGATGGCCCTGCACCTCCTCTAATAGATGAAAAGGCAGGTAAATATCCATTTATAATGAGGTCGGATGGAATGGGGGCTGTCTTTGGCCCCGGGCTTGCAGATGGCCCATTCCCCGAGCATTACGAGCCCCTTGAGTGTCCTGTTAAGGAAAACCCCATGTCAAAGAAGCACAGGGTAAATCCAACTATGAAGCTTTTTTATAAGACCGAAGGACCTCAGGACATACCTGCAAAGGATGGCGGACTCCCTGAGGATATATTCGTTGCTGCTGACTCCCGCTACCCCTATGTTGCTACAACATACAGGGTTACAGAGCACTGGCAGACAGGGGTTCTCACAAGGCATCTTCCCTGGCAGCTCGAGATGATGCCGCAGCAGTTTGTGGAGATAGGAAAGGAGCTTGCAGCAGAAAAAGGGATAAAGAGTGGTGATAAGGTCATGGTCTCCTCAGCCCGTGGAAAGGTATGGGCAATAGCAGTGGTTACAGAGAGGTTTAAGCCATTAAAGGTGATGGAAAAGACGGTTCATCAGATCGGGCTTCCCTGGTGTTTTGGATGGCAGTATCCTGAGGATGGAAGTGGTGGGGATAGCTCAAATCTCCTCTCACCGACCATCGGCGATGCCAATACACTGATACCAGAGACAAAGGCCTTTATGGCTAATATAGAGAAGGTATAG